The following DNA comes from Gopherus flavomarginatus isolate rGopFla2 chromosome 5, rGopFla2.mat.asm, whole genome shotgun sequence.
GAATTTCGGGAATTAAGATTTCATGTTTAAATAGTATCCAAGTAGCACAGATCATTGCTGAGTTTCACCCGTGGAGACAATTATCATAGGACATTAAAATTATTCGTATTGTGTCATTCTGATTGCAAGGGACCTGATTATCTCATCACCATTAGCATGTACAACTCTCAtttgcttcagtgggagttatgcCTGTGCAACTAACAGAATGTTTGGGATTCTGAAGTCTCAGGTCATACTGGAAATCATCCCTTTGTGCCATCAACTTAATGAAGGAATGTAAATCTATAGATGGGCTTCTCTAGCTTGAAGGGAGGGGTTATAGTAGCACCACTAGGATTAGCAGACTCCTTGAAAATACTGCATTTGAGGGACCTGAATTCCTTGGCAGTTTCTCTTCTGGAACGGTCACACCCGCAGAACTGACTAAGTAGCAGGGAAgatattaataaaattaattaatgaactgacttctctgttcttttctctcattCCATCCCAACTGTATCTCTTGCTCTGAATTTTTCATCAGCTTCAAGACTTAGTGACAATGCAGGTCTGAGTTTATAATTTAGTTTCCTTAGGACATCCCCCGATGCAGTTAAAACAGAATGTTTCTCTTAAGCATAACTTGACAATAGATATTTTAACTCACAGTTAAAGATGCTTTCTCAGGTCTGAATAAGTGAAGCTATGTTGATTCAAGAGCATATTTTGTAATGTTTTGTTGTATTCGTAGTGTCTGACTTGTACGGGAATAGACTTGTCAATGGTAAAAATACTCCAAAAATGCAAAATGTAAcacattgttttgatttttgcaTAAATATAAAAAATCAGTAAAAGTATTTGAGATAAGATTAGAGAGTACAGTATATCAGTATATCTACTTTTTTCCTGTTTCTCCATGCCTTAAATCAGACACTGCTAGATCTGTTAAGACGTTAGAAACCTGTTTTCAAGATGGCATAAATCAGTCatttccccatccccttcccatcCTTCCTTCTGCAAAAGTTTTGGGAGTTTTTTAAGCTGTGAGATTGGATTTCTCCTGGGTCAGTTGGCATCATTGATCTACCTGTAGTAAGAATGTTCAATAACTCAGCAAACCGCATGAACTACTTTAATTTTTAACAGTAGGTGTCAGTGCAAGTCTAGAGTTACTGAAGAGTATGAACTATACTATgcttacagactaacatggctgctactctgaaacctgtcactatgCTTAAACGGGCAATTGTCAACTTGAAAGTCAGATTTAGCTGAAAACTACCTGCTATAATTGCAAATAATACCTTGGGCTACTATAATTTAATAAactagcaaaatatttttttcaggtttgttttttgtatgCCTTTAACAGCCCCTTTGTAATAGTCTGTTTCACTGGGGCAGCCAGTCAGTTTCTCACCAGGGGACTGAGAGAAACTTcataaaactttttaaagatcTGGACTTATTATTTAAGAGGTACTGTATAAGGACCAGAGTTTTTGAAAATTAgataatttcaaattatttaaATTGGTGATGCACTTCTAATCTTGGCTTATTTAGTAGTAAGCTATTTAATGCAATGTTTCCAGCATTCAGAAAAGTGCTGCTTAAACATTTAAACATAAATTCTTAGTtgaaacagtgtttaaaaggttGGAAATTTGATTTGTATTTTCCTTATACTGCTGTTGTCATCTTGTATACTGGTTGCATGCAAGAGGTTCTGAAATattctgactttaaaaaaataaatcagatagGGCTAGTATGCTGCCCTGAGTGTGTTGGATACAACTTTCTTTTAAGGAAACATTTGAATAAATTATAAATTTTGAAACTATAATCTAGCTATGAAATAAAtataacctttttagtgaaaagTTGGGATTATACAGTGGATAGATTTTTATAAAGAAGAAAATTGCTTTTTGCTCTTAAATTATCTAACATCATATCAATAATACTAGGACAAGTAAACAAGAAAATGTGATTGAAATTTTCAGAGCAGTCTATTGACTGTGTCTAAATTCCCTagtctgctttgaaaatctctacCTACACATGTATTTGGTTTTTGGTAATTTCATTGTGAGCATAATTTCTAATATCTTACCTTATCTTTTCCTATATTAACTCTGAtattcattaataaaaatgtgataAACTCTATGCAGACAACCATGAATGATAAAGCAACCATGGATTTCAATATGGCCAAGAGAAACACCTACTTCTTGAATTCTCTGAGACAGCAACTCAACTGCAGATGTTGAATTAGCTTTACTTTCTATTAAGTAACTTAAAAAGATGCAGCGAATGGATGGGAAAGGGATACTggaatatattttcttttctattgGAAAAGTACCTCTACTAAGgaatcagagtggtagctgtgttagtctgtgtcctcTTGCTGATAATACCTCACCTTCATTGATTACTCTTGTTTGAGTtcatatggcaacacccattttttcatgttctctgtgcacatatcttcctactgtattttccactgcctgcatccaatgaagtgggttttagcccatgaaagcttatgctcagataaatttgttagtctctaaggtgccacaagtactcctcgttctttctaCTAAGGAATGTTTGTGGTGGTGGTTGATGATGATTCAGATTCTCTTGCTTCTAGTATGACTGTACCTAATAGAAACGCTCTAGTATTTTTCACGTCCACTATCCAAATGTATTCTCCCAAGAAACATAGCTGTTTGTGTACTACATCACAACTAATTGTCTTCTTTAAGAGTCCCTTCCACCAGTCTATAAGGAAGATGCAGATAAATGGGATTAATTACCTGAGTGCTGTTAGGTGTATGAGTATATTTCAAACTATGAGAGAGAAGCTAAGGAAAAACAATGCTGGAAGGTGCAGCTCTGTGCTTATCCGTACTCCAGTGTAGATGAAAACAGCATCTGAGTTTCTGGCTACACAAGCCATCACAAACAAGAATGGAAGTACAGATTCTTCATTCTTAAATTAGGATCAAACAGTGAGAAGTGCATCGTTTCATAACATAAATAATTGCTTCACTTGCAATCCTGTAATGATTATTAGGAAAGGAAAGTACTAGGCATAGCTAAAATGAACAGGTTCAAACTAAAATAGACATTTTTTATGTATTGTTTGTCGCTAGTGAAATATGAGTACGTATAAGACTAAAAATTTTCATAACTCATCTCGTAAGCATAACATCATTTTCCTTATACCACTGTTGATTCCCACTTGGTGAAATGAGGTGAAAACAAATGACAAATCTTATACGGTATTTTTCAATTTCTTTATGACACAGTTGGATGAACTTGAAAATAgggatttataatggaaatggtGGCTGGCAGACTTTATGATAGTAGCAAAGGCTACTGAATAATTCTGTGCTGAAGGTAATCTCAGTACTAAAGAGATGTCTGCAGAATTAAAATAGTTGTGCAGGATCATCCCTAATTTAAAGATAAAAGTGTATTCAGGTATCTTAATGCCTGATTGTATGAATATAATTACTAGAGGGAGCCTGTCTGGAGAGCATCTGAAGGCACAAACTCTTTATCATCCCTATAATAGCTCATATTATAAGTAGACTTGTATAAATGAGTTAGTGATTTTTCAAACACATACGGTGTAAGAATGTACTTAAAATTTGTGTATATCCTAATTTGCAGCGTTGGACTTCTGTATAAGTAAAAAAGCACAGGGATGAATATTTCCCTCATTAGTATGAAATCAAATGACTAAATGATGGAAAGAAAAATTATTCCTCAGGTTTTCATTGATTGATGAGAGTTGTATGTGACTGCCTCTAGATTCTGCCACCACAGCTTTGAACATCAGCTAAAGGAAAGTGCCAGTGTGGTGTGTCAGACTGCGTTTTCAggcctcccagcccctgctgatTCTGAGAGGGttcccccagcagcaggttgCATTGCCACTAGATAACCTGGCCAGGCTTTGTTTTATTAAGCAATGAATTTGCATAAAATTTTCTGGCTTTTGTCAATGAATTTTTTTAAGCTAGCGTGGTCTATAAATGTTGAATAAACATGAAAAAAATatagttacattttttttcttttttactgacATTTGATTCTGGCATTGTATTATGTTCATGGTTGAACAGTGTATTGAAATATCTCTCATCATAGCATAAATATGTCTACCTCATTTAACAAAATCTTGAAAAGTAAAACTGGTACAAAATTGTTATTTTGTTTAGCATCCTATATGCCAGGCATGCCAAGTGGAATCTCTCCCTATCCACCAGGACACCCTCCTAACCCAAGGTAAGTTATGCTTTATATCCAGTCACTGAAGGGGATCTGCTGTGCTGGTGCTACTTCTGAGAATCCCACACcctgtttgtttcttcttttgaTGGAGATTGAATtcttggatttatttttaaattacaccgctaccttgatataacgctgtcctcggtagccaaaaaatcttaccgcgttataggtgaaaccgtgttatatcaaacttgctttcatagaatctagtccaaccccctgctcaaagcaggaccaatccccaaatggccccctcaaggattgaactcacaaccctgggtttagcaggccaatgctcaaaccactgagctattcctccccctttGGTCTATCGGAGTTCacagtccctcccccccacccccgagtgctgctttaccactttATAGTTGAAttagtgttatatcaggtcacattatatcggggtagaggtgtattatggtagtgtgTTCAGAAATCGAGGATTCAATCCTTGTCAATAGCAGAGGAAAAGTTTGAAAAGGGCTAAGCCTTTTAGTGCTAATTGATTACAATATACAATTGTTAGGTTTAGTTAGAAAATTTGCTTACTACAAAGTGTTCCTTGCTGGATTATTGCTCCTCTTGTTGAACTATATAAGAGATCAGTTTTAATGGGATAGGTCACTCTATTCCTTTTTAAAGGTATTGCCCAATATCAGTTCATGCAATTGATTGCTCAAGTAAGAAACCATTTTTTGTTTAAACCTCTCTTCTAGGCAAATATAGAATACCCCTTGTTCGCTTCTCTTTCCCCTCAATCCACAAACAATATAAAGTCAAAATGAGCCATGAATAACACAAGATAAGAGATGtctgtaatgtttttaatgaCTTAAGTGTTGGAGGAAAAAGTAGTTTGCACATTAGTTCAGTCTTCTGAAAATGTGCTAAACAGTCAAATTCTAATTTTTAAGTAAGTGTATTTAACGTCACCTCTGTCACAATCTATACTCTAAAAGTTCTGCTAACAGAGGGGTCTCTGGCTATTTTATGGTGCCTTTTTCTTGTTATGTTACTACCCAGTATAAGTAAACTTGATACCATAGGGATTTGGTtactgaattttaaaagaaaattgaagTAATTACTTATGTTAACCTAAAGAATAAATATTAAGCTAGATAAATgtgtttaaaattgttttgacAGTTCATTGTAAGAAATATGTCCATGTTTCTAAATGTCCCTAATTGAGAATGGTGCTGTTATTAATAAACTTTATGTAGAAAGCCGACTTTGACCCAATAAATGTATTTCAGTATTTTGAGGGTGTGACACAGACAGGAGGTTTTCATAGTTGTTAAGTCCATTTTATTGTTTGAAATTTGTAATCTAAtacttaaatattttataaaccaATTAACAGTTTAGCCTTACAATTTTTagtgtctcctgcctttctcatGATTTCATCTGCAGGGCTGCGATTTATGTATTCCAAACTGTCATCAGAATGGAACTTTCTTTTTGTTAACTATTCATTGTTaagcaaaacatttgaaaatatttaaatattttaattaaattcagGAATTAGGAAATAGTTTATTGTATTGATATAAAATTTGCACTTTGgatatgatccaaagcccattgaagtaaattgAGACTCACGTTGACTTCAGAGGGCTTTCATTCACTCCCTTTTTGAGCATGGGGTGGCACTGAATGTAAACCTTTTCATATGTATGCCATGCAGTCATTTATCTTCCATCTGTTTGGGTGGGAAatacttgtttgtttttattattgcTCTGCTCGTATTTCACTTCTGTCTTGGAGCAAGTGATGAGCTCCTACAGTATAGAATAACTGTATCAAAAAAATTGTGCTGCAGAGAGTACAGTGTAGTGTCTTGTTAGGAGGAGCAGCACACGTGTCACTGCTTCTGGCAGACTGGAATTTATTTTTCTGACTGATATAATGCTCTTCTCCAATGAGCACTTAATGCAGgagtggccagcctgagcctgagaaggagccagaatttaccaatgtacattgccaaagagccacagtaatacgtcagcagcccctcatcagctcctcCATACCCCTCCACTCCCAGTGCCTCTCGCCCATCATCAGCCCAGCCATcaccctccccgcacctcccaatcagctgtttcgtggcatgctggaggctctgggggagagggggaagagaaggggaaggagcaagggcatggcaggctgagaggagggggtgggaaggggtggagtgggggcaggtcctgtggcagagccaggggttgagcagtgagcatcccctggcacattggaaaattgGCGCCCGTAGCTCCAGCCCCGGCGTCGGTGGCTACACAAGGAGACACATATTAACTTTTGAAGAGCGgcgtgtggctctggagccacaggttggccacccctggcttaCTGCATGTTAAAAAGACCTAAAAGATAATTCAGTCTCAGAAAATAAATGTGCTAAATTCCTCTTGTAATACATCATTATGAATATCTTGTGTGCCtctttttattaaatattcatgTATTACCCAGTTTTAAAAGTCCCTCTTGGTCAAGAGCCATAAATTAtcatattttggggaaatagtctctaatattattttttaaattataattaaaatacTGTTTATTACAAGTAAGTGATAGGTACAGATCAGTATAGTAACTGTAAGGCCTAATCTTGGCAGTTAGTGCATAACATTTACACTTCCAATGATAATagttagtttcagttttgagGGTAAATGAAAACAGATTAAATGTCATCTGCCCAAACTGTCAATTGCCTTGATGAATGAATTTGTTAATAATATCTGTGTATTTTTTGTCTCCCTCTCCTTCCACAAAAATTCTTAATGGTACTGtgacagaagattttttttaccttaatataataatattttattacatGATAAATAAACTTTTAACACTAGCTTTTTACACAACAAAAATACTAACTTTTTAATTTGTGTTTAACTGCTGTACTACAGTTAATTACTATGATAGTGTCAATCAAAACTCTAATACAATTTAGTATGTAAATACCTTTTCTTCAGATATTTATGGTTCCAAGAGTGGTTCTTCAGGATTGTAAAATAAATTAATCCAATTGAAGGGAACTTGAAACATTCAGGACATTTGACCAGCAAATAACTTGTCAGAGATACAAATATTatgatattttaaattatatgagAAATTGTGAGACATCTTTAAGCGAAATTAGTAGCATATCCTGTGAAGAAGAAAGTAAAGTCTCTACTGGCCTGTAATTTGAAGCAGTACCTTTTCTTGTAAAAGTGGCTTATATTTGAAAAGGAAACTTGCTCTTTCTTTTAGTATGATAACCTTGTAAAAAGTTTTGGAATCAAAAGTTTAACACTGAAAAACAGTGTAAAGTTGATGTACATGGACGTTTCGCAAATTCTTGCGTAATGTTAATGTAACTTTCTTTACCAAGTGGCTACCCGGGCTATCCTTATCCACCTGGTGGTCCATTTCCAGCAACAACAAGTGGTCAGCACTACCCATCTCAGCCTCCTGTGACTACTGTTGGTGAGTAACTTTGAAAGTATCTCTCTTTCTGAGTTCTAGAGAAAGCAACGGATCCAGCCGTAAGTagacagggaaaaaaatcacatttttgaaGCAGATGTAAATTGCATCGTACTTGTATGGTAGTTAAAACCTGAACTTTTAAGCAGAGATACCatttaacatatattttaaaatatccattgCGTTTTGTTTCTTCCAGTCAGAAACTTGGTAAATTTGTCTTCCTTCTATTCATAGTCTCCGATTTGTGAACTTTTTGAAGAACAATGCATATAGCCACCCTACATTTTTCTATCCCCATttgataaaatgtgatatttttatTGCATGTGCAGTGCtctgtgtatttgttttttaaaaattgtagttGTCCTTATTTTAGTTATCTATTGGATTCATTTAATTTGATCCGAGAGAACCATCTAGTAAATGGAGATACAGAGCTATAACTCTAGTTTGATAGCAGTCCCTTCCAAACATTGTGTGTGAAGTAGCAATCACTTGTAATATGTTTACAGCCTTTGTCTCCTGCAAAATAAGTACCGTAATTAAAAACAAGAAACGACAAACAAGTTTTAAGTATGTTTGTGCTCTTTATTTAGAAATGCAGTATCTTTTTGTATATCCCAtgtatatttattatgtattggGCAAACAAAATTATATCTTGAAACTGGTTTGACTGAGGTACCTGAGGAAAATGTAAATCTAATCTGATAACTCAGGGTAAGCAATTGACCTTATTGTCTTGCAACACAAGATGTGTatttgtttgcactgtaaaatctTTTGTGCTCTTCACTTTGTTATGGGAACTATATTATTCATGGTGAAGGATTGGGACTGTGGTGTGTTTGAGGCTTATTTTTTGAAAATGAGCAGTGTCATTCTGGGGGTGCATATTTCATTTAAATGGAGGGCTTAAACTGTATCTCTTTCCGAAGGCACCATATGCCAATCTACATCCTTGTTGCAGTATTTCTGGCCTCTGAAGTAGCTCTAGCAATTACCACTTTAAATGTCAGACTGCATTGGCAGCACCAAAAGTGCTCACTTTGGTTACCAGGAGACTCAGAAACTATGGGATGATGTGGCAACTGAAGGTAATGCAGTCCATCAGCCAAATGAATGAAGaaagagatgggggtggggtggatatGTACAAGTTGGCATGGGATTTAATGCATGGGCTACTTGATCATCTTTTCTTGCCCTGAACCTTTTGAGCAGCAGTACCCAGGAGGCTGGCTCTTATGCTTATGTGTTTGTACTTCCTCAGCTATCAGGACTACAATTCTTTGAAAAGCTGAATGACTTCCAGTATTTGATATTAGTCTCATAGGTTAGCAAGAGGGGATGAGCTCCATGAAAAAGAGAGCTGTCTGGTAGGAGTGGTCTCCTTACATCTGTTGTTTTGGGCCCTCTGTTAGTTGTGGGGAAAGTTTACAAGAGTATTCCCAAAATAACAATGAAGCTAGTATTTATTTGGGGCGGAGGGTGTTCTGGGGTTTAGTAAGGCTGCAAAGTTCTCAAGCTCTGGCAAGACTTagtgcaatggttctcaaacgttTCTTTTCACGGACcgcttgaaaattgctgagggtctcggctgaccacttaatgatctttccaaatgtcatTTGTACCATTAAGTAGCTATTGTAAACCGCTTTGGATTAaaacactatattaaaaaaatcttaatgataattttgttttacaaataaaagcacacaactcatattttcatGTCAGTAgttttacctttctaatgcgatggatgtgcccactcttccccaccacagcagcccctgagctggggctgggaaggagggtggggagggtctctcctctgccacagcagccacagagctgttctccccagcagccacagccctggagctggggaaagttgcctctttctctggccaccgcagttctgcacatcccaaattccccccaccccctcttcttaccccactgccccctcccacgtACCCCTTagtccccccaaggccaccacctcatctTACATGTACATCTTCTCCagtgtccaggcacctaattagtggagccacgccttgCAGCTCCTCTAATTAGGTGGATGGTCCTTCAGTCGCTCGTGAGCGGCTGCCCAGACATGCAcctttagagggaactatccatggaccatctgaatggagcttgcgaaccactggtggtccacgaaccacagtttgagaacctctgacctAGTGTATTTCAAGACCTTCATCCCTATAGGACACAAAGAATATATATTTGCCATTGTGGGACCATTCCAAAGAGACATGAACATGGATTACCTTCTGTAGATTTTTATATCCAGTACAGGCACTAATTACCAGCAAAGACGTCTGAAGGAAGGTAATTTTTTCTTCATGCATGTGGAGGGAACATGTTTGTCTAAACAGATACTGGAAGAAGACTTGGTCTCCCAGATTATGGTTGAGTATGACACATTTAGGATTTATGCATCTGCCTCACTTGTGGTCTTGGCTTTTCCAAAGTATGGAGTATGGCAGAGTGAGCCATGTTTAAGGGAGCTGAAGGGCTGTTAAGCCACATGCAGTTTATAAAGGTGGAGTCCAGACCAAAGCATTAATATTTGTTTGTGTTCTCTTAATAGCAGATGCCAGAAGAAAGCAGAAGCAGGTATGGATTTGTGGTCATTCGTATGTTTTCTGGGCAGAAAAACGGGCACTCGTAAGAAGCTTTGGCCCACAACTGGGCATTCGAGTGGAGGATGCCAAATTGCACTGGATAGGAAAGAGCGGCATGATGTGGGATCAGTTAATACCCACTCTGTTTCATGCACGAAGGCGTCTGCCAGATCCTGATGTGCTGGTGATACACCTGGGAGGAAATGATCTGGGGACAACAAAATTTGTGGATCTTATCATCCGAATTAAGAAAGATTTAGGCTTTATCAAGCACACATTCAAGAATGTCATTCTGGTCTGGTCAAACATTGTGCCCCGAAAGGCATGGAACCAAGAAGAGACGTATAGATTCATGGATAAGAACAGAAAAAAAGTCAACAGGGAAATTGGCAACTTTATGAAGTTTATCGGAGGGTGTGTGATCAGACACGATTCCCTTGTACCAGAGTCTCCGGGTTTATTCCATCTAGATGGTGTCCTCTTATCTCAAAGTGGTACTGATGTCTTCAACCTGGATTTACTGAGTGTTTTGGAGACTTTGATATGACTTTGGAGGAAGTTTGACATTATTGGCCATGTTTTTGACAAGTAGGAACCTCACCAGGGGTAGGGAATACACCATAGGAGGATTCCTAATGATATGGGGATACTTTGGTAGTGATTGGAGTTGCCATCTCTCATGTGGGAGAAGCAGTACTGGTTGCTGAATACATTTCGGAGTTTGATAATAGTGTTTCTGGCACATAATATTTGTTACCCCactattaaaatgaaatgttattcCCAGATGCTAAGCTTTGTTGTTCTGCAAGGTctatttaactttttattttgagCTTAATTTGATTAATTTATGTAACttgtttaaagggacactgccaaATAGTTTTTATCTCTTTTTTAAATACACTATCTTCTCTGTGTAAAATCATTCAGTAGTAGGCAGCTTTGTGATTGGACCTAACGTATAATTGAACTTTTTGAAGCATTTCATTATTAGAGATACAGTAATACGAACTATATGGACGTATTCACGATGACATTTTCTAACACAGTGTGCAACTTTAAAGGTATGTAAAATGGGGAGGTAGGTTGTCTGGCAGAGCAGGATGTTGTGAGTTGAGGCTtcggggttctattcccagctctgtccctgATTTATTATGGAAATAAGTCAGTTAACTTCTCCATACCTCTGTTTACCTGTCTGTAAAATACATAATAATTACCTCAGAGGGGTATTTGACAGTTACTATAGAAGTTCAGTCTTGTTACTGTGAAAGTATAGACTCTTGACATAATGTCCTTTTTTATAAACaacaaactatttttaaagaCTTGAATTTGTTATAgtatttttggttttttaagataTTTGAAAACAGATTCTTTCCTTACCAATTTTGTCCT
Coding sequences within:
- the TSG101 gene encoding tumor susceptibility gene 101 protein isoform X1, whose protein sequence is MALSETQLKKMLAKYKYRDLTVQETTSVITQYKDLKPVMDAYVFNDGSSRDLMSLTGTIPVPYRGNTYNIPICLWLLDTYPFNPPICFVKPTSSMTIKTGKHVDANGKIYLPYLHEWKHPQSDLIGLIQIMIVVFGEEPPVFSRPTISSSYQPYQATGPPNTSYMPGMPSGISPYPPGHPPNPSGYPGYPYPPGGPFPATTSGQHYPSQPPVTTVADARRKQKQVWICGHSYVFWAEKRALVRSFGPQLGIRVEDAKLHWIGKSGMMWDQLIPTLFHARRRLPDPDVLVIHLGGNDLGTTKFVDLIIRIKKDLGFIKHTFKNVILVWSNIVPRKAWNQEETYRFMDKNRKKVNREIGNFMKFIGGCVIRHDSLVPESPGLFHLDGVLLSQSGTDVFNLDLLSVLETLI